In Erigeron canadensis isolate Cc75 chromosome 8, C_canadensis_v1, whole genome shotgun sequence, the DNA window TACGCTTCACACAAGACTCTCCCTGACAAAGTCAAGTCCTCATAGTTATGTCCGTTATAGTCCTGGACATGCGCCTGGTTCTGCGAGAGCTGTTAAGTATTATGCCCCCATCAATACCCTAAGAAGCGACCCTACTTCTCTCTCACATAGGTGATTCACCACGTAGGCTACCCGAATCATTAAAAGCCATAGGCTTAACCTTTTAATTTGTCACTTTTAGGAATTGACTAGGAAGATTGTTATGCCCTATAATAAACTCCCTTGTAAGGCGTGGGGTTTTATCAAATTCCCCCCACAGTGACCTCGCCAGCTCATACAATTAGGTTTTCCTATTGAACTCAGATCTTGGGATCTCCAGTCAGCTGAGTTAGGTTTTCCTTCATATAAGCTTAGCCTTTCATGGGCTTCAGTCCCATTCCCATTGACGACTTCTGAACTAACTCTCTGCTTAAGCCTTTTGTTAGCGGATCCGCAATATTATCCTTTGACTTCACATAGTCAACAGTGACAATTCCCATAGAGATTAGTTGCCGTACCGAATTCTGTCTACGTCTTATATGTCTATTCTTACCATTATACATTGTGCTATGAGCTCTGCCAATTGCCGATTGGCTATCACAATGTATACATATGGCCGATACCGGCTTAGGCCATCTTCGTATATCCTCAATAAACTGACGTAGCCATTCTGTCTCTTCACCTGCTTTATCTAAAGCGATGAACTCTGATTCCATCGTGGATCTAGCAATATCTGTTTGCTTAGATGATTTCCACGATATGGCTGCCCCTCCAAGTGTAAATACATACCCACTTGTTGCTCTGGAATCATTCGTGTCAGATATCCAATTTGCATGACAATGTCCTTCAATTACTGCTGGATATCTACCATAATGCAAGCCATAATCACGAGTGTACCTTAAATATCGAAGTAACCTGGTCATACAGTTCCAATGACTTGAACTTGGGTTACTTGTATATCTACTTAGCTTGCTAACAACATATGCCAAGTCTGGTCTTGTACAGCTCATCAAATACATTAGGCTGCCAATAATTCTTGAGTACTGTAATTGTTCAACTGGGTCTCCTCTGTTCTTTGCAAGATGTTGACTCGTGTCAATAGGAGTCCTAGCTACATTAGAGTCATTTGCATTGAACTTCTCAAGAATTTTGTCCACATAGTGGGACTGACTTAAAACAAGTCCATCATGGGTTCGTGTGATTTGAACCCCTAAAATCACATCTGCTAAACCCATGTCTTTCATGTCAAACCTTGCCTTTAGGAGATCTTTTGTAGACTTTATCATTTTGTCATTACTTCCAGCAATGAgcatatcatctacatatagGCACAAGATGACATATCCATCTGGTGTGTCTTTCACATATACACACTTGTCACATTCATTGATCTTGAACCCAGACTCAAGCATGACATTATCGAATTTTTCATGCCATTGTTTGGGATCTTGttttaatctatacaaagaCTTAACAAGCTTACACACTTTCTTTTCTTGCCCAGGAGCTATAAATCCCTCAGGTTGCTCcatgtaaatctcttcctcaagatttccattcaagaaagcggttttcacatccatttggtGAACTTCCAAATTTCTAATGGCGTCAATGGCAAGTACCAACTTGATCGAGGTTATTCGAGTTACCGGCGAAtatgtatcaaaataatcaaagtcctTTCGCTGTTTGTAACCCTTGATCACCAATCTTGCCTTATATTTGTCAATGGAGCCATCTGACTTCAATTTCCTCTTGAAGATCCATCGATAACCTAGTGGATTACATCCCGGAGGAAGATCCACTAGCTCCCAAGTATGGTTTTGTAAAATAGAATCTATTTCACTTTTGATGGCTTCCCTCCATTGAGGCCCTTCTGAGGAAGTTACCGCTTCACGGTAAGTTTGAGGTTCACTTTCCACCACATAAGTGTAGAAATCAGGACCGAAAGACTTTTCTGTCCTAGCTCTTTTGCTTCGTCTAGGCTCAATTTCTTCTTCCTCAGGTTGTTCCAGTTCCTCTTGGACTGGCTCATTGGGTGTCTCATCTTGGACACTTTCATTGACTATCCTAGACGAATTTCCAAATTCTTTTGCAACGCATGGaaagatattttcaaagaaTGAGGCATTCCTTGATTCCATTATCGATCCTTTGTGTATATCTGGAATCTTGGATTCATGCATTAGGAAACGGTATGCACTACTCTGATCAGCATATCCAATAAAAATGCAATCAACAGTTTTGGGTCCTATCTTTTGGGCCTTAGGTAGTGGAACAGCTACCTTGGCTAGGCACCCCCACACTTTTAGATATTCATAAGATGGTTTCCTCtttgatatcgcctattttatacatagttattttacgcgatatcgtttcttttatctattttatgttTGTGTTATTGTTACatttatagacttttatacttaatatgtgtATTTATGGATTATAGGTCTCTGAGATGAAATAGAACGAAAGTGAGCTAATTAGAGTATTTTTATGAAGCAAATGATGACTCGAGCTAACGAGAGGAGCTGCATATTTGGATCAAGAATTAATACATGGGCTACAAATTGGCAGCTAAAGTGAGTCGTGGGCATCAAGCCCAAAAGTGATGAGACAATTAATTATTAAGCCTACAATTACTAAGAGTATGTCATCATGATTGTTAGTGGGCTTGGGccgaaaagaaagaaaacacaaaaaaggCCGTTTGGCCTTTTGTTTTGTGAGTCGGCGAAAGAAGCAGAGGAGTTTACGTGACCCCAAAGTCAaaaccactatatatatatatatatatttttgagagGTGCTTATGGAGAATTGGGACGTGGGGTTTTTAGTCAAGAAGTCGGTCGACAAGAGTTTGAGGGGGTGGCAGGCGAAAAAGACAAAGGAGCTTATTGGAGAATTAATTCGCAAGGATTTGGAGGTCGGTTGTACGTGGGTTCTTTGCGAGGTATTCGACAAGAAGCAGCAACACCTTAGCCTTTATTCGACTTTGACACAGCCGCGAGCTAATAATTTTGTTAGAATTCTTTTACTCTCTTTATTTTAAATACTAGTTACAATATTGCAAAACTTTATTactacaattattattatggattatatttatttgatgattgttagttttattagttttgtcatgtctagctaaattttttatcatctactaagatgaagtgatacGATGGATAATGGTTGCACTATTTatataattcaagttgatttgatttaacgttgtgtcgtgatcttagcttattaattctttgttatttaattattgattgcagatagtttttgcatgatcttagtggtaacttaggttgtgtagaagttattttgattgcttggttagaagcgattgtttctatgacgggtacggtagaaagtaattaatagttaataagagttgacgggttaatggttgggtacaatcaatagacacaattgttatctaaataaccaaaacaattagttatctaggaaagttatgaaaggcgtatCGGGGTACCGggtcttaataatggaactagttaattaagaggattgaataaagtaacgaacttgacgggtacggggtgagtctttgtttagttctcggttattaatcaacatatttgaattggttcttcaattaagtgcaacctaaataagttgtgtcatggagtcgaagtagatgatcttttaattaatattgatattaaaatttctcttttcaattaattctaCGGAATTACTAACTTTTTCAAATTAACTAACCGCTTTCAAAACCAAGGTGACGGGAGTCCTTAAaatccaaaatctttttaaagcTACATTAAACTCGCTTGCTCCTTATCAGtccctgtgttcgatcctggacttacctttaaactatattgcatacgaacgggtccactgcccgagagtgtgtagtagtcagttctagggtatttcttgtttataaatttaagactagattttacacatcactCTTCCACCATAACTCATATGGGGTCACATCCTTTTTCTTGTGGGGTATCTTATTCAAAAGATAATTTGCTGATAGAATGGCATCCCCCCACATGTTCTGATTGACACCAGAACTCACCAACATGGCATTCACCATTTCTTTCAAGGTTCGATTCTTTCGTTCAGCCATTCCATTTGATTGAGGTGAATAAGGTGCAGTGAACTCATGTCGTATTCCATTTTGTGAACAGAATTCAGCAAAAGGTGAGACATATTCACCACCTCTATCACTTCGTACAACCTTGATTTTCCTTTCAAGttgattctcaacttcattCTTGTAGGCAATAAAAGTCTCAATTGCCTCATCCTTACTTTTCAGTAAGAAAACATAACAATATTTCGTGTTATCATCGATAAACGTAATGAAGTACTTAAATCCATGTCTCGTGAGAATGGATTTTAGATCACACACATCTGTGTGTATCATATCAAGCGGTTCGGTAGCTCTTTCAACCGATTTAAATGGTGCCCTTGTTAATTTGGCTTCAACACAAGTTTCACATTTGAGATTTGAGTCAATATGGAAGTTTGGTATGCTATTCAATTTAATCAAACGACGAATGGAATTCAAATTGACATGATCAAGTCGACTATGCCACACATTAGAAGACTCAAGCAAGTAAGCAGAACTAGTACCGGTCTTATTCATTCCATTGATAGCAATTACATTCATTTTGAACATACCATTGAGGGCATAGCCCTTACCAACATACAAACCATTTTTGGTCAACACGACCTTATCAGACTCATACACAATTTTGAAACCAAACTTGTTCAACTGATAACCAGACACAAGATTCTTGCGAATCTCTGGAACATACAACACATTCTGAAGAGTGAGTTCTTTCCCAGAAGTCATCTTCAAGATCACATTACCCTCGCCTTTCACGAGTGGCGGAGTTTCCCATAAAGAGATTTTCACCATTAGTAACTTCCTTGAAGGTGttgaaaagatctttatcaGCACAAACATGGCGGGTGGCCCCAGTATCAACCCACCATTCCTTGGTATTTGATCCAACCAAGTTAATTTCAGAGATCATCATTGTGAGGTCAGAGATCATGGCAACAAGATTGTCCACATCTTCGGCCATATTAGCTTGACGACTCTCTTTCTTGGGCTGTTTGCATTCACTAGCCCGATGACCAGGTTTGTCACAATTGTAGCAATTGCCTTGGAATTTCTTTTTCACAATTCCACCTTTAGGTCCAAGATTCTGACCTTTTCCTTTGCCTTTCTTCTCAACCCGTCCCTTGCCTTTGTTACCACGTGAAGATTGACCACTTTTAACAACATTAATCTTTACTGAGTTTGGGACATAGCTTTGTTTTTGAGCAATTTTGTTGTCTTCTTCAATACGAAGACGAACAACGAGATCTTCAATGGTCATCTCCTTTCTCTTATGCTTGAGATAATTCTTGAAATCAATCCAACTTGGTGGCAGTTTCTCTATCATGCAAGCAACTTGGAATGTCTCGCTCAGTGTCATTCCTTCAGCATGAATTTCATGGAACATAATATGCAAATCTTGAATTTGGCGCTCATGACAGTCTTTGAATCAACCATCTTGAAATCCAAGAATTTAGCCACCTCAAATTTCTTGGTGCCAGCATCCTCAGTTTTATACTTGCGCTCTAATGACTCCCATAATTCTTTGGCAGTCTTTACTTTGCAATAAACATTATAGAGCGAGTCAACCAAGCCATTCAAGACATAGTTGCGGCACAAAAATTTAGAATGATTCCAAGCTTGAATCGCGCTCACAATTTGAGCATCCATCTCCCCTTCAGAGACTTGGGGAACGGTTTCAGTCAGGAACCTAGCAAGGTTCAACGTTGTCAAGTAAAAGAACATCTTTTGTTGCCAACGTTTGAAGTTCCCACCATCAAACTTCTCAGGTTTCTCGGCCCGAGTTGCCACCGCAGTAGGCAATGGTGGAACTACCATGGAGGTAACAGAGACAACAGATGTCATAATCGCAGACACAGCAGGAGCTGCAGAGACACCAGAAGTGGGAACACCAGTAGTGGGAATAATAGAGAACATGGGTTGAGATTCCATTCTAAGAGAAAACCGGAACAAGTTAATAACACGAATTGTTATTATACCAATCTGTTTAAGTTTGTTGGAAAGTCTGAATAAAATACTTGTCATCACTTTActaattacaatacaatgaaaataaataagtaaagtaaAATAACAAGGATATGATGTGAAACCGAATATGAGCAACAACTGGTTCTAATCCTGCAGAAGATAACACAACAGTAACAATAACCGTAAAGGAAccgggcttgtgtttgacacaattcccttaaacagattcgTCTTCTGTTCCCAGGGTACACCGGCTCAAAGCAGAGTACTGCCGGACTTAAACACTTGCCTGAAAGATGAACGGAACACGGGGATGGGATGCTGTTTCAGAGAATTATAGTGAGTTttctatgtgtgtgtttttctcaTATAATTCATATATGTATCACATAAGATCATGATCGTTATTTATACACCAAAATGAATTTGAAGTTTCATAACAACCATAAAGATCATTAAACAACAAATTGAACGTAAATGGTATAAATAATACGTTATGGAATGAAGCTAAGTAAATGTCATTTCCAATTTTCCTTTGTATTcatttatgtatatacataaatgATACGTTATGGAATGCAAATGAATTTCAATTCCGAATTTTGCACCAAACACACTACTTTGAGATTGACATCTCACTCACCTTTACCCAATTTGGACATGTCTTAATATTGTATAGTCTTGGCCAGAGACTACACACCCACCAAAGGGTTCTCGATATATGTCACTAGATAGATCATATATTTATCGATGTCCAAACTTAGGAAAATACTCACTTTTTCCAACATATTTATGCTATCTTTTTCTATTGGGCAGTTTGGCGATTTACTTGACTTTCATGACAAGTGTGGGACTTTAGTTAAACAAAGTTCATGGATTTTCGCTGACCTGCAACATATGATTGAGGTAAATTCATTTATGTAAATGTATCAACTTATAAGACTTTGGTTGAACAATGTGTCTGTCAACTCATGCTGTACTTGTTACTATAGAGCTCTGAATTTCAAGACAACAATACTTGTTATACAAACTTCTACCATCATTAAGGAAAAAGGCgtataatatacatacatacatacatacatacatatatatatatatatagagagagagagagagagagagagtgctTTAGATAGATGAACTTCAAAATGCTTTAGATAGATTCAAGTGCTTGCTTATGTAGATGCAAAGAAACAACCATGATGACCATATGGCACCCGTTGAGGGAGATTAATCTTGGCTATTGGCTCATCACAAAATTTCTTAGCATCGATTACCAATACCTGTAGAAAAACAGAAAGAAGTTAAACGGTCAGAATTCTTAGTACATTGTGTTTGGTTGGATAAAGATATCTAGTGCCCGGCTTCTTAGCAGGGGATCAATAGTATACATACATAAGATtcgtttgtgtcttcatcatgAGCATATGTAATGATCCAACCATCATCTTCATCTATGGCTTCTGGCTTTGCCACGAAAGCCGATCCTGTACAAAAGTTATTTTTGGGTAACCAATGATACTCCGTTTTTAAAGTCTGTTCACCATTGGTGTCTTGCTCGTCGGCCTTTACTTCAAAGTACAACTTGGCGAGTCCACCATATTTAGTTTTTGCTGAAACATATTTTACATGAATATTTGTATAATTAGTAACCTCATATTGTACTTGCCACTTGTGGGTTACTCTCACGATTGTGGATATACATGGATTCTATTAGCCAGGTTTTACAgatgtttttgtttaaaagaaCGGCACACATTAATGTTAGTTGTCTAAGTTAGCTAATTACTAGCTGGGACTCAACTGGCTTTGACAATTGATGTTTGTTACCGAGTAGACTGAACCAAAGGCCACATTTCCTAGTGAGAGCCAAATTTCCATCTACAGATGGTTGATTAAGAGCCAATGTCCATTAGTCCATATTAAGAATACAAATACCTGATTTAGAGCTTGCAAGGGAATCAATAACCTGTGTGTATCCATATTGATGTTTAAGACCTGTAAAATCTGCATTGATCATTGGGAAGTCCATCGAGTGTTCGGTTCCAGTTATATCTTTCTCCTTTACCTCCATCGTCTCCAAGTTCAATCGCCATTCCCTGACTCTAGTGAATAATATTCCTTCTTTTGTCATTCCATGACCATTTTGATTATTTGAGTCCACTGATTTATAGCTAAATCCTTTAGAGAACCACTCAAACTTATTCTCACCCCACCCAGGTCCTGGAATAATGGCCGCATCAGCCTTACATCCTCTCACAACAACCTGTTCATTGTACAAATCAAAACCATTTCACTTTTCGGAGGTGTAGTTGTTCCATAAACATATTTGAAGTGCAGAAAGCCAGAAACTCGATACACAGaaccaataataaaaaaaaaacctaaaataattaaaagaaattcaATGACCAGAACAACTACATAAGATAAATACctcatctccatcttcaaaGCTGTTCAGTAGGTGATAAGTACAACATGGTTCTATATGAAACCACTTAATTGAGTCAGCATCACCATAGCGAGGAATCACTGCGATTCTTGCATCTTTCTCCCCCTCATACTTAAATAACCTAACACCAACactcaaattttatgtttttagtatattaagTAATTAATGGATGGACATAGCTGAAAATTGAAGTTTTTCTGCTAATGGCAGAGGAAATAGCAAAGAACTAACATGAATATGTGGAGAAGTACTTACTGGCCTCCTCTCATAACCCTTTCTCTGCTTATCGTGAGCCTAGAATCAATTAATATGTTGTACCTATGTAGCACACAATGAAAATGCATGGACTAATTAAGGTCGCACTTGCATGCTACTCAAATTTATAGGATCGAATACAAAACGGCCTAGGCAACTCACTGTTTTGTGACACCTACTTCATGGAATAGTGAACAATGATCTAGTTGTAGATCGAACTTGTGGATAAGCTCTTCCCCATCAActatacaaaaatatgattagaaTGCATACATACATAGTTCAAGCATCATAAATCATATCCACTTATTAAATTGAATAACCTGAGATTACACCCATAACACAGTATGGTTTTGTCGGCTCAAACCCTAGGGTAACCAGTTCTCCTGTACCTGGTACTTTCTACACAGATCAGAAAACAACTTTtttatgagcttgtggatctaATGACATTAATTTTATTGATCACAATTTAAGTAAAGACTTAAATAGGTTCTTATGTGAAACATGAGTAATTTCACATAATTAGTGCATTATGCAAAGAATTAGAATACAACACTTATCTACCAACCTTCGGGTGGGATGTAAAAGGTCGAGTCCAAGCTCCATTCAGGTTCCAATTACCATAAGTTTCAAGACTAACTAAATCTATCTCTTGTGGCACATAATTTTCAGCAATTGAATAGTACTTTCCTCCATGCTCAAAAACATTGGTGTTGCTCATAATTTTGTTGACTTCCCCAAATCTCAGCTGCCACAGTTGAATTATGAAATCAGTCAGAAAACTGGTATTTATAATAACTATCATTCTggtatttataataacttttagttAATTTCTAGTTAAAAAGCAATGAATCACATTTTTAAAATTGTGGTTCTAGACTTTTGTGTAAAAAGGTCAAACTGATTTCAGTAGCTTGTAAGTAACATGTCAAATCTGTCCCATTCATACATATTGAGGTGTTTCCATCAGGCCTTTAAGATTTCAGCTAGTGTTAATTATAGGTTCTGCCCAAATATGGTAAGTTCTCGTCCAGCTGGGATCCTACCATGTTGAAAAATGCCGAAACCAGTGCAGCTGGGGGATCTCCTTCTACAACAGGAAGAAAGCAAGGTCTATTTCTCTCACGTTCCATTTTATATGTTTCTGTTTCCACAAATCGATTGTTGTAGGAGACGGTCCAATTTCCTTCTGGATCTTTGGTGAAATACAGAGCATGAAGCATCCCTTCTCCTTCAATCCACATGCTGTCTGTTTTTCCAAACACCGATACTGTAGATTTTAAACCTCCAAATAGAGGATTTGAACCTGCATAAGATTTCAGAATTTCAggattatgtttagaagatgtATAATTAATCAATTTGGGATCATTGAATAAGTTATTCTTgaaagaaaagggaaaaaataaaataaaattacagcATGACTATAAaagcagtttttttttttttaaattcctaAATTGATTGTGCCTAGCATCTTATATCTATAAACTTTGCTCATGTAATTTGCTACCTTTGAAAACTTTAAGACTCAGAAGAAACTATTATAATGGATGTTGATTGAAAAGAGAAGAAGCAAACACCGTTTCTAATGTAAACGCCCTCTGGAAAATCTCCGGGAATCTCCCCATGACTAAAACTAACTTTTACAGGTTCACCAATTTCATCAACGGGGGCGAAGTTTGCCTGCGAATAAAGGTAATTATGACAAAGCAaact includes these proteins:
- the LOC122610964 gene encoding carotenoid 9,10(9',10')-cleavage dioxygenase 1-like — its product is MAAQELILGFSEKSLSVILSLFVFLFPVKQPMIGEWAIATLKSEASKAIKMAPLAIFNTLVDSIFQFVDQPMLPSQANFAPVDEIGEPVKVSFSHGEIPGDFPEGVYIRNGSNPLFGGLKSTVSVFGKTDSMWIEGEGMLHALYFTKDPEGNWTVSYNNRFVETETYKMERERNRPCFLPVVEGDPPAALVSAFFNMLRFGEVNKIMSNTNVFEHGGKYYSIAENYVPQEIDLVSLETYGNWNLNGAWTRPFTSHPKKVPGTGELVTLGFEPTKPYCVMGVISVDGEELIHKFDLQLDHCSLFHEVGVTKQYNILIDSRLTISRERVMRGGQLFKYEGEKDARIAVIPRYGDADSIKWFHIEPCCTYHLLNSFEDGDEVVVRGCKADAAIIPGPGWGENKFEWFSKGFSYKSVDSNNQNGHGMTKEGILFTRVREWRLNLETMEVKEKDITGTEHSMDFPMINADFTGLKHQYGYTQVIDSLASSKSAKTKYGGLAKLYFEVKADEQDTNGEQTLKTEYHWLPKNNFCTGSAFVAKPEAIDEDDGWIITYAHDEDTNESYVLVIDAKKFCDEPIAKINLPQRVPYGHHGCFFAST